GGTCCTGCACTAGGAGCAGTCGCAGCGGGAGCAGCCGTAGTAACTGGTATTAAAAATGTAAAAAAAATTGCAAGTACTAAGCCTCCAAAAGCCGAAAAAGGAGCCTTATTTAATATAGGCGGCAACAGGCACAGCACAGGCGGCACCCTATTTACAGGCGCCGATGGTACCCAGTTTGAAGCCGAACAAGGCGAACTTATTGGGGTAATGAACCGTAATGCAGCCCAACACTTTATGGCATTCAATAACGCTTTTCCTGCAGGAGGCAGTAGCCCATCGGCAAGCAATTATTTTGAGAATGGCGGTATTGTATCGCGTTCCATTGCAACACCAGGGTTAAATACCGACGAACTGGCTGCTAAAATAGCCGAAGCCAACAGTACCATGCCCGCCCCAGTAGTATCTGTAGAGGATATTATTACCGAAGGCGAGAGCTATGTACAAGTACGAGAAAGTGCCGATTTTTAGTTTCTTACAGATTTTTGCTTTAAGCATTTAATTATACCCTGAAGAACAGGAGCAGTCATTTCATATACTTCTTGTTCATATTTATAAAGTTCGTATTTTAAAACTTTATATTGCGTTAGTAGTGCTATATCCTCTTTATTTAAAACAATTGCTGCAGAATATTCCGTTTCAAACCTCCCTGGTTCAGCCTTTACATCCTGATCGGGCTTTACAATTTTTTTACCGTTCTCTAAATATATTGTTACCCCTTTACCCGTTTCGTTAGCTTTACTCTTGGCAAACAATTGTAATCCGTAAAGATCCTCTCCGTTATGGTCGCTTTTTATCAAATTAAATAAATAATCAGCTCCACCCATATACGTTTTTGTCTTATTTTCCTTAGCTACTTCGTTTACATAGTCACAATAATAGTCACTTGGCAAAGTAAAATCAATAGGGGTTATATATACCGCATTGCCATCTCTGTAAGTGTAATATATCGTTTCGCCATCACCCTCAAGTTGTAGCGTGTGGGTAACTACACCGTAGCTCGATACTTCTTTATACACTTCCGTTACAGCAAACGTACGCCCGTTAAATGTTCCTGGCGGAGTTCGGCGGTCGCCATTGTCTTTATAAGCTTTGCTATGGTCATCTTTATCTGCATAAAAGTGCTCGTAGCCAGATGAATATTCTAACTGCCATTCGGGTAAAGGTTCAACCTTAACTTTATAACCCCGCAATAGTGAGGGGTCTTTTTTAGGAAATTGAGCAAATGCAAAAAGTGTTGCAAAAAGCATGAAAATACAGCTAATTGTTTTCATAATAAGTAATATTTAGTTGATTATTATTTAAAATTTGTCAAATATATACTTATTAATTACTTCAGATTTTAATAAATAGTTATGAATGTAAGTAAGATACTATCAGGCTGGAAAAACTACCTCAGCAAAAGCGAGGTAACCGAAGCCATAGCAACAGAGCGGGCTGCACTATGTGCAGCTTGCCCTCACGCCAAGCAAGGCAAATTGCTTGCCTTTGTAAAAGATACTTTAAAAGAAGTTGAGGGAGCGTATTGTAACCAATGCGGTTGCCCCCTAAGTGCCAAAATACGCAGTAACGATATTTGCCCCATAAACAAATGGTAAATGAACCGCTACCAAACCATAACGAGCCTTGGCGATAATTTTATGAAACTACTGGGCAAAAGCCTAATACCCGTGCATATATTGGACTGGAAAGTGTACTACGAAGCCTACCTAAAAGAAATGGAATACCAGCAAAAAAACTTTAAAAAACCCCGTAAAACCCACGCAGCGGGCTGCGTAGCCGAACAATACAAAATTACCGAGCGTACCATGTTTAACATTATTGCTTTTATGGAGGGGATATAATCATATCAAAAAGACAACTAAATCAATCATTAATAGCTATTTTTAGCTACAATGATTGGTTTAACTATCTTTTAAAAATCAAAAGTTTGTTTTATAGATTTTATGATATCTTCAGGAACAGATACTTTTAAAGCATAGTTCTCCCAGTTATTAACCACTTCAATTATCCTATCTATAATCCTATGAGGTTGTTTTATATTCATTTTATTCGCTACTTCTATAAAATCTTCCCTATCTATATCTTTACGCTTTCCGTTTATACTCAAAGCATGTTGACTTACCCAGGTACTATTAGGACGATAGGCATGGCATACATCATATGCAGGTGATAACCTCCATTTACCCTGTTTATCCATAATAAAGGAAAAGTTTTTAGTATGATCATCACAATTACGAGCAACTACATTAAATACCATTCTACAAAATAATTGTTCGGCATCTGTATATGGTAACCTAAGTATCCGCATAGTTTCAAAAAGCTGTTCATAGCTATAAAGGTTTACCTCGTTATAATCAAAATGACGTAAGGCACAAAAAGTTTGTACATGTAATTTTTCATCATTACCTAAACGATCAAATCTTTGAGTCATAAAGTGTGCTCTACCATTTTCTTCTAACAAGCGACTAGGCATCATTTCAATCCCCACATCAAGAGCCATATAATAATAAGCTATTTCTACACGTCCATAACCTCCTGAGACACCAAATTGATTATCAAAAACCCCATCAAATTTAATAAGCCAATGTGAAAAGCCCTCAGGAGCTTTAGTCTGTCCACTTCTTATTTCACCTGTACTCTCATTATATGCAATAACAGCCTTAGCTCTTGCTCCCCCAGCAGACGTACCAATTTTTAAAATATCCAAAAGTGCTTTTTCCTCGTCAGATTTTAAATTAGTATTAAAATCTTCACGCCCTGATAAAATTTTTTTTGCTATATCAATTAAACCGTCCAACTCTATATTTTGAGCTTCTTCTTTGGATTTAATTGTAGCTGGTTCAATTTCAAGACCGCCCATACCACGCTCCCCTATAAAACAAAGCAATTCTACAGGGTTAAGACTATCAGAAGGGCGTCCTTGTTTACTAAGCCATACATTAATCAAAGTATTACCATACTTATCTGGAAGAATATCGGCTAGTAATCCTGGTAACCCTTTAAATGTATTCGAACGACGTAGCTCCGAAAAAGAATAAATCGTAGGCAATAGTGGCATTTTAATTGGTGAAATATCAAGCCCTGAATTAATAAATTCGGGAGTATATTCAAAAGAAGCTATTTCTTTAGAAGAATCCCAAGCCACAGCACCAACTACTATACCCCAAAGTTTTATAAATGCAGTAGATATCATTACCAATCGGATTTTGATTCAGAACTTCTTTTACCGCTCGCACGCTGTCTACTTTCACGTTCTATTTTAGCAAGTTTCAGCGGACTTATTTTTTGCTCTACTATAAAAACATTTAATACCTCCAACTTATCTAAAGCTCTTAGTACTTGTATAAGTGTAAGTATCTTAGATCGTCCTCCTCTTTCTAATTCTCCAAGAGTAACTCTATTAATGCCAGCTTCTTCAGCAAGTTGTTCTTGAGTTTTATTTTGTTCTAACCTATAATACTTTACAAAAATTCCAATATCAGTTAAAAATGCATTATTTGCTTTAGCCAATAACTGAATGTTAGTTTTATTCATCATAAAATCAATTTTAGATTAATAATGATTGTTTTAGAAATCAAAATTAAGCAAAAATACATTAATACGAAGTGACAATTATCGAACTGTTTAAAAAACTGAAAACCCCACTTCAGCAAAACCCTTACTAAGCGTTGTAACTTTGTAATATCAAAAAAACAGTACTGTTTGTATGGTTAATAGTAAACAGGCAAAAGGCACAAAATAGTATTTGTAAAAACTGTTGGCTACTGCCTTTTCCCTAGTAACCAAAAATACTTCCTTAATACTTCCGCAAATATTTCACTCATTCCTTACTGAATGACAGGAAACATTTATATCTCCGGTCAAATAGGCACGTTTGATGGCGTTACGGGTACCGAACTTATTGATGTAATAGGTCAGGTAAAAAAACAACCCCAGGCAACCGCCTTTAACGTGCACATTAACTCCGAAGGTGGCTTGGTAGATGTGGGTTTCGACATTTACCATTACCTACGCTCGTTAGGCAAACCCATTACCACCATAGGTAGCGGTATAGTAGCCAGCATAGCCACTGTAGTATTTATGGCAGGTAGCAAACGCGTAGTACGCGAAAACACCCCGTTTATGATACACCTCCCATGGGGTGGCTCTATGGGTACTGCAGATGAAATTGAACAGTTTGCCGACCAACTCCGCGCCATAGAAACAAAAATGGTAGGCTTTTACAAAAAAGCACTCCACGTGCAGGAGCAAGCCATATTACCACTGCTTAAAAACGAAACATGGCTATCGGGCACACAACTCACAGCCTTAGGCTTTACTACTTCGCAGCATACTAAAATAGCTGCAAAAGCATTCATTAATCCAAAAACTATTATGAGAGGAACACTTACCGAAAGGGACAGGCACTGGATGGAAGGTCTGTTCAGCCGTGTGCTGGCAAAATTTAAGCACACCAACGCTTACAACAAAATCGTGCAAGATGCCACAGGGGCAGAACTCGATTTTATTGAATTACCCGACGATGGTATTATTGAGCTGGGCGCAACAGCTACCGTAGCAGGTATGCCTGCCGAAGGCGAATACATGATGCCCGATGGTGCAACCTACGTATTTGAGGCGGGCGAGCTTGTAGAAATTATTGAAGCTGAAGAAGGCGACGATATGATAGAAACCGCAGCCCTGCGTGCCGAAAACAAAGCACTAAAACGCCAGTTAAACACCATTAAAGGCGAGGTACTAGCATTAAAAAGACAGGTAGGCAGCCGCTACAGCCTTGATGGCAAAAAAGTAGCTGCACGCAAACCGAGCCAAAACGACAAACTAGCCGGCATGAAGCAATATTTGCAAAATAAAAACAGAAAGTAATGGGGCTAATTAACGCAGATAACTT
The Flavobacterium litorale genome window above contains:
- a CDS encoding helix-turn-helix domain-containing protein, producing MMNKTNIQLLAKANNAFLTDIGIFVKYYRLEQNKTQEQLAEEAGINRVTLGELERGGRSKILTLIQVLRALDKLEVLNVFIVEQKISPLKLAKIERESRQRASGKRSSESKSDW
- a CDS encoding type II toxin-antitoxin system HipA family toxin; translated protein: MISTAFIKLWGIVVGAVAWDSSKEIASFEYTPEFINSGLDISPIKMPLLPTIYSFSELRRSNTFKGLPGLLADILPDKYGNTLINVWLSKQGRPSDSLNPVELLCFIGERGMGGLEIEPATIKSKEEAQNIELDGLIDIAKKILSGREDFNTNLKSDEEKALLDILKIGTSAGGARAKAVIAYNESTGEIRSGQTKAPEGFSHWLIKFDGVFDNQFGVSGGYGRVEIAYYYMALDVGIEMMPSRLLEENGRAHFMTQRFDRLGNDEKLHVQTFCALRHFDYNEVNLYSYEQLFETMRILRLPYTDAEQLFCRMVFNVVARNCDDHTKNFSFIMDKQGKWRLSPAYDVCHAYRPNSTWVSQHALSINGKRKDIDREDFIEVANKMNIKQPHRIIDRIIEVVNNWENYALKVSVPEDIIKSIKQTFDF
- a CDS encoding Clp protease ClpP, translating into MTGNIYISGQIGTFDGVTGTELIDVIGQVKKQPQATAFNVHINSEGGLVDVGFDIYHYLRSLGKPITTIGSGIVASIATVVFMAGSKRVVRENTPFMIHLPWGGSMGTADEIEQFADQLRAIETKMVGFYKKALHVQEQAILPLLKNETWLSGTQLTALGFTTSQHTKIAAKAFINPKTIMRGTLTERDRHWMEGLFSRVLAKFKHTNAYNKIVQDATGAELDFIELPDDGIIELGATATVAGMPAEGEYMMPDGATYVFEAGELVEIIEAEEGDDMIETAALRAENKALKRQLNTIKGEVLALKRQVGSRYSLDGKKVAARKPSQNDKLAGMKQYLQNKNRK